In one Flavobacteriales bacterium genomic region, the following are encoded:
- a CDS encoding bifunctional UDP-N-acetylmuramoyl-tripeptide:D-alanyl-D-alanine ligase/alanine racemase, which produces MTAIGHRLSQLAEAAGAHWAQRCSDPQIAHLSIDSRKPFSAADTLFIALRGERHDGHRFLRELYARGIRNFLVSEPRHAEGLEEANVLVAADTLDALQRMAAWHRGLHTAPIIGITGSNGKTVVKEWLFQLLRDREHIVRSPGSWNSQVGVPLSVWSLRPEHTLGIFEAGISRPGEMNRLRSMIHPTIGIFTNIGPAHGEGFTDDRAKALEKAQLFGQAKAVVFCADHPAVAEALHASGAGRGAALRGWSRERNGWLHVVREEALPHGMRLRVAGERFDFAFDIPFSDHASAENALHCVTLLLHLGCEPAWIQERTPHLPAVSMRMEAVEGVHGMTLLNDAYSNDTASLAIALEHLDALAAGRRKAVVLSDLVGGAGEAEAKYAKVEELLQRAQVATVLTVGPELSRRSFGFASRVEHYADAQELAESVSPATLEQHAVLIKGARAYGLERIAQRWQRQVHGTVLEIDLEAIRHNLNHYRALLAPGTRVMAMVKAFGYGGGALELARLFAHEQVDYLGVAYADEGIELRQNGIATPILVMNPESVPMDVLHRFRLEAEVYDERSLAEAMRFARLHPDAPPIHLKLDTGMRRLGFTEEELPRLLESLKGQRRVRIASILSHLAASEDPQHDEFTREQIAAFTRMAEALIAMLGYRPLLHIANSGGATRWKEAHFDLVRLGIGLHGIGVDAQETGQLQHASTLRTVLAQLKRAPHGTTIGYGRRGIVQGDRIIATVPLGYADGLSRRLGNGAGRLWVHGRPAPIIGSVCMDMCMIDVTGIPCSVGDAAVLFDPAHPITELARDLGTIPYEVLTSIPQRVKRVHVRG; this is translated from the coding sequence ATGACCGCCATCGGCCACAGGCTATCGCAGCTGGCCGAAGCCGCCGGCGCCCACTGGGCTCAGCGCTGCAGCGACCCGCAGATCGCGCACCTCAGCATCGATTCGCGCAAGCCCTTCTCCGCCGCTGATACGCTCTTCATCGCCCTGCGGGGCGAGCGGCACGATGGACATCGGTTCCTGCGCGAGCTGTACGCCCGCGGCATCCGCAACTTCCTGGTGAGCGAGCCGCGCCATGCCGAAGGGCTGGAGGAAGCCAATGTGCTCGTGGCGGCAGACACCCTGGACGCGCTGCAGCGCATGGCCGCCTGGCACCGCGGGCTGCACACCGCGCCCATCATCGGCATCACAGGCAGCAATGGCAAGACGGTGGTGAAGGAATGGCTCTTCCAGCTGCTGCGCGACCGCGAGCACATCGTGCGCAGCCCGGGCAGCTGGAACTCGCAGGTAGGCGTGCCGCTGAGCGTATGGTCGCTCAGGCCCGAGCACACGCTGGGGATCTTCGAGGCGGGCATCAGCCGGCCGGGGGAGATGAACCGCCTGCGGTCGATGATCCACCCCACCATCGGCATCTTCACCAACATCGGCCCGGCCCACGGCGAGGGCTTCACGGATGACCGGGCCAAGGCACTGGAGAAAGCGCAGCTGTTCGGCCAGGCGAAGGCCGTCGTGTTCTGCGCCGACCACCCGGCCGTGGCGGAGGCCCTTCATGCCAGCGGTGCCGGACGGGGCGCGGCCCTGAGGGGCTGGTCGCGCGAGCGCAACGGTTGGCTGCACGTGGTGCGCGAGGAGGCGCTTCCCCATGGGATGCGCCTTCGGGTGGCCGGCGAGCGTTTCGACTTCGCCTTCGACATCCCCTTCAGTGACCATGCCTCAGCGGAGAACGCCCTGCATTGCGTGACGCTGCTGCTGCACCTGGGCTGCGAACCGGCGTGGATCCAGGAACGCACCCCGCACCTGCCAGCCGTGAGCATGCGCATGGAAGCGGTGGAAGGCGTGCACGGAATGACGCTCCTGAATGACGCCTACAGCAACGACACGGCCTCGCTGGCCATTGCACTGGAGCACCTGGATGCCCTGGCCGCTGGCCGCCGGAAAGCCGTGGTCCTCTCCGACCTGGTGGGCGGGGCGGGCGAGGCGGAAGCCAAGTATGCGAAGGTGGAGGAGCTGCTTCAGCGTGCGCAGGTCGCCACGGTGCTCACCGTGGGCCCCGAGCTCAGCCGGCGCAGCTTCGGCTTCGCATCGCGGGTGGAGCACTATGCCGATGCGCAGGAGCTGGCGGAATCCGTGTCCCCCGCCACGCTCGAGCAGCACGCCGTGCTCATCAAGGGCGCCCGGGCGTACGGCTTGGAGCGCATCGCGCAGCGCTGGCAGAGACAGGTCCATGGCACGGTGCTCGAGATCGACCTGGAGGCCATCCGGCACAACCTGAACCATTACCGGGCGCTCCTTGCCCCCGGCACCCGCGTGATGGCCATGGTGAAGGCCTTCGGCTATGGCGGCGGCGCCTTGGAACTGGCCCGGCTCTTCGCGCACGAACAGGTCGACTATCTCGGCGTAGCCTATGCCGACGAGGGCATCGAGCTGCGGCAGAACGGGATCGCCACGCCCATCCTGGTGATGAATCCCGAGTCTGTGCCCATGGACGTGCTGCACCGCTTCCGCTTGGAGGCCGAGGTGTACGATGAACGGTCCTTGGCAGAGGCCATGCGGTTCGCCAGGCTGCATCCCGACGCGCCCCCGATACACCTGAAGCTCGACACGGGCATGCGCCGGCTCGGATTCACGGAGGAGGAGCTGCCCAGGCTGCTGGAATCACTGAAGGGGCAGCGGCGCGTGCGCATCGCCTCCATCCTATCGCACCTGGCCGCCAGCGAAGATCCGCAGCACGATGAATTCACACGGGAGCAGATCGCCGCGTTCACCCGCATGGCCGAGGCGCTCATCGCGATGCTCGGGTACCGACCCTTGCTCCACATCGCGAATTCCGGGGGCGCCACGCGCTGGAAAGAGGCGCACTTCGACCTGGTGCGCCTCGGCATCGGCCTGCATGGCATCGGTGTGGATGCCCAGGAGACCGGGCAGCTGCAGCACGCGTCCACCCTGCGCACCGTCCTTGCCCAGCTCAAGCGCGCTCCCCATGGCACCACCATCGGCTATGGCCGTCGGGGCATCGTGCAGGGCGACCGCATCATCGCCACCGTGCCGCTCGGCTATGCGGACGGGCTCTCCCGCAGGCTGGGCAACGGTGCAGGCCGCCTCTGGGTCCACGGCAGGCCAGCGCCCATCATCGGCAGCGTGTGCATGGACATGTGCATGATCGATGTCACCGGCATCCCTTGCTCGGTCGGGGATGCCGCCGTGCTCTTCGACCCCGCGCACCCCATCACCGAGCTTGCGCGGGACCTGGGCACCATCCCTTATGAAGTGCTCACGAGCATCCCGCAGCGGGTGAAGCGGGTGCATGTGCGGGGGTGA
- a CDS encoding S8 family serine peptidase, translating into MKKTLTLCAIALLSWSSASAQLNETEYVPGDILVMLKPGMEARRIAEDLATLDGSPTGLIVMEEVSAPMRAWLLRFDPERQSQWSMLRAVRSHGAVQLAQNNHIVKERAVPDDPQYSQVWHHQNIDSEAAWDISTGGITATGDTIVVAIIENADLTHPDLTANAWINYDEIPGNGIDDDGNGYIDDRRGWNTPSNNDNVYSGSHGTQCAGMAGATGNNGAGVVGANWSVKLMPVNYGGTNEAAVVAAYTYPLRMRRLYNSSNGVRGAFVVATSASWGIDGGQPANSPLWCAMFDTLGTAGILNCGATANNAVNVDVVGDLPTACGSDYMISVTATNNNDQRTFSAWGATTIDVGAPGESVRTTSIGGGYGNTSGTSFATPLTAGVIGLLYSAPCASLMALVQADPQEGALYVRQKLFEGVEQAGNLPGNTVTGGRISSGNSMQLIMAGCGTCPAPYGGLAARNGTSATYSWNSTGEGPFNVRYRLLGTEEWTELAEVAEPEVVVDGLDPCLGYEFQVEVLCDEESSGYSPSTILAAPSEGAPVITASAYPVVCAGTPLTLTSSTASGITWSTGAQTASIAPVESGSYTVTLAGQCGTYASDPFEVTVIPVPEAPTAANVQLPGPGTATLSASGSGITWYDAPAGGTAVGSGNDWNTPFLSATTSFWCTSSADNGAVSSYGAKTANSTSGQHHTNANNYQVFTANQTFMIRSVKVYANAAGTRPIALVDGSGNTLVQGNFSIPAGESRVQLDFTVPGPGTYGLRVASGNPGLWRDGLGSAQSYPYPLGGFGSITTSTATGGNGLSYYYFFYDWEVSLPAVRCESERTQVTVEMPQSVDDQERPSVRIFPHPADRDLFIDAEGAWAQGRLLMTVHDATGRQVAQKAMENGRATLTTAFLANGMYAYRIERDGETVHQGRFVVEHLW; encoded by the coding sequence ATGAAGAAGACCCTGACCCTGTGCGCGATCGCCCTGCTCTCCTGGAGCTCGGCCAGCGCGCAGCTGAACGAGACCGAATACGTGCCCGGCGACATCCTGGTGATGCTGAAGCCCGGCATGGAGGCACGGCGCATCGCGGAGGACCTGGCCACGCTGGATGGCAGCCCTACGGGCTTGATCGTGATGGAGGAGGTGAGCGCACCCATGCGCGCCTGGCTGCTGCGATTCGATCCCGAGCGGCAATCGCAATGGAGCATGCTCCGCGCCGTCCGCAGCCACGGTGCCGTGCAGCTGGCGCAGAACAATCACATCGTGAAGGAGCGCGCGGTGCCAGACGACCCTCAGTACAGTCAGGTATGGCACCACCAGAACATCGACAGCGAGGCCGCTTGGGACATCAGCACCGGGGGCATCACGGCCACTGGCGACACCATCGTGGTGGCAATCATCGAGAACGCCGACCTCACGCACCCTGACCTCACGGCCAACGCTTGGATCAACTACGACGAGATCCCGGGCAACGGCATCGACGACGATGGCAATGGATACATCGACGACCGCCGGGGCTGGAACACCCCGAGCAACAACGACAACGTGTACAGCGGCAGCCACGGCACCCAATGCGCAGGGATGGCCGGTGCCACGGGCAACAACGGCGCAGGTGTCGTAGGCGCCAACTGGAGTGTGAAGCTGATGCCGGTGAACTATGGCGGCACCAACGAGGCGGCGGTAGTGGCGGCCTACACCTATCCGCTCCGCATGCGGCGGCTCTACAACAGCAGCAACGGCGTGCGCGGCGCCTTCGTCGTGGCGACGAGCGCCAGCTGGGGCATCGATGGTGGCCAGCCGGCCAATTCGCCGCTCTGGTGCGCCATGTTCGACACGCTCGGCACCGCGGGCATCCTGAACTGCGGAGCCACGGCGAACAACGCGGTGAACGTGGACGTGGTGGGCGACCTGCCCACGGCCTGCGGCAGCGACTACATGATCAGCGTCACCGCCACCAACAACAACGATCAGCGGACCTTCTCCGCGTGGGGGGCCACCACCATCGACGTGGGGGCACCCGGAGAAAGCGTACGCACCACGAGCATCGGCGGAGGCTACGGCAATACCAGCGGAACCAGCTTCGCCACGCCCCTCACCGCAGGCGTGATCGGCCTGCTCTACAGCGCGCCCTGTGCAAGCCTGATGGCGCTTGTGCAGGCCGACCCTCAGGAAGGGGCCCTTTACGTGCGCCAGAAGCTCTTCGAGGGCGTTGAGCAGGCCGGCAACCTGCCAGGGAATACCGTCACAGGCGGCCGCATCAGCTCCGGCAACAGCATGCAGCTGATCATGGCCGGTTGCGGCACCTGCCCGGCACCCTATGGCGGGCTGGCGGCGCGGAACGGCACGTCAGCCACCTACAGCTGGAATTCCACCGGCGAGGGCCCTTTCAATGTGCGGTACCGCCTGCTGGGCACTGAGGAGTGGACAGAGCTGGCCGAGGTCGCCGAGCCCGAGGTGGTCGTGGACGGGCTGGACCCCTGCTTGGGCTATGAGTTCCAAGTGGAGGTGCTCTGCGACGAGGAAAGCAGCGGCTACTCACCCAGCACCATCCTTGCCGCACCGAGCGAGGGCGCACCGGTCATCACCGCCAGCGCGTATCCAGTGGTCTGCGCCGGCACCCCGCTTACGCTCACCTCCAGCACGGCCAGCGGCATCACATGGAGCACCGGTGCTCAGACCGCCAGCATCGCTCCGGTGGAGTCCGGCAGCTATACCGTCACGCTCGCCGGCCAATGCGGAACCTATGCTTCGGATCCGTTCGAGGTGACCGTGATCCCGGTGCCCGAGGCCCCAACGGCAGCGAATGTGCAGTTGCCCGGCCCTGGAACCGCGACACTGAGCGCCAGCGGGAGCGGCATCACTTGGTACGACGCCCCCGCGGGCGGCACGGCCGTCGGCAGCGGCAATGACTGGAACACACCCTTCCTCAGCGCCACCACCAGTTTCTGGTGCACGAGCAGCGCGGACAATGGCGCCGTCTCCTCCTACGGCGCGAAGACGGCGAACTCCACGAGCGGGCAGCATCACACCAACGCGAACAACTACCAGGTCTTCACGGCCAATCAGACCTTCATGATCCGCTCGGTGAAGGTCTATGCGAATGCAGCCGGCACCCGGCCCATTGCCCTGGTGGATGGTTCCGGCAACACCCTCGTGCAAGGCAATTTCAGCATACCCGCGGGTGAAAGCCGGGTTCAGCTCGACTTCACGGTTCCGGGGCCGGGCACCTATGGCTTACGCGTGGCCAGCGGCAACCCTGGGCTTTGGAGGGATGGCCTGGGCAGCGCCCAATCCTATCCTTACCCCTTGGGCGGATTCGGCAGCATCACCACCAGCACGGCCACGGGCGGCAACGGACTCTCGTACTATTACTTCTTCTACGATTGGGAAGTGAGCCTGCCTGCGGTGCGCTGCGAGAGCGAGCGCACCCAGGTAACCGTGGAGATGCCGCAATCAGTGGACGACCAGGAGCGGCCCTCCGTCCGGATTTTCCCGCACCCAGCGGACCGCGATCTCTTCATCGATGCGGAGGGGGCGTGGGCCCAAGGCCGGCTGCTGATGACGGTGCATGACGCCACCGGCCGACAGGTGGCCCAAAAAGCCATGGAGAACGGCCGTGCGACGCTCACCACGGCATTCCTGGCCAACGGGATGTACGCCTACCGCATCGAGCGGGATGGCGAAACGGTGCACCAGGGCCGGTTCGTGGTGGAGCATCTCTGGTAG
- a CDS encoding glycosyltransferase family 2 protein: MRADVAFAAIDMPRISVIIITHNEERNIARCLESCQGIADETVVVDSGSSDRTREIAGALGARVLERAWTNYSDQKNHANTFAAHDWILSLDADEALSDGLREELQRLKEEGFAGAYRFKRLTNYCGHWVRHGGWYPDAKVRLFPKAGTRWEGEHVHETLALPDGCRVIDLDHDLLHYSYHSVEDHRDRIERYSTLHARAMHAQGKRTGAIRMWLAPVVKFVQGYALQLGFLDGWAGWRIATLSAWAVHLKYRKLKEMQDHGAAA; encoded by the coding sequence ATGCGCGCCGATGTAGCTTTCGCGGCCATCGACATGCCACGCATCTCGGTCATCATCATCACGCACAACGAGGAGCGGAACATCGCGCGCTGCCTGGAATCCTGCCAGGGAATCGCCGATGAGACGGTGGTGGTCGACTCCGGCAGCAGCGACCGCACGCGTGAGATCGCCGGAGCGCTCGGCGCAAGGGTGCTCGAACGTGCCTGGACCAACTACAGCGACCAGAAGAACCACGCCAACACCTTTGCTGCGCACGATTGGATCCTCTCGCTGGATGCCGACGAGGCCCTTTCCGACGGCTTGCGAGAGGAGCTTCAGCGGTTGAAGGAAGAGGGCTTCGCCGGTGCCTACCGGTTCAAGCGGCTCACCAACTACTGCGGCCACTGGGTCAGGCATGGCGGCTGGTACCCCGATGCGAAGGTGCGCCTGTTCCCCAAGGCCGGCACGCGCTGGGAGGGCGAGCATGTGCATGAGACACTGGCCCTGCCGGACGGGTGCAGGGTCATCGACCTCGATCACGACCTGCTTCATTACTCCTATCACAGCGTGGAGGACCACCGCGATCGCATCGAACGCTACAGCACGCTGCATGCCCGCGCCATGCACGCCCAAGGTAAGCGGACCGGTGCGATCCGCATGTGGCTGGCCCCGGTGGTCAAGTTCGTGCAGGGCTATGCGCTTCAGCTCGGTTTCCTCGATGGATGGGCCGGGTGGCGCATCGCCACGCTCAGCGCATGGGCCGTACACCTGAAGTACCGGAAGCTGAAAGAGATGCAGGATCATGGGGCGGCCGCTTGA